In Nicotiana tabacum cultivar K326 chromosome 21, ASM71507v2, whole genome shotgun sequence, one DNA window encodes the following:
- the LOC107760499 gene encoding 2-alkenal reductase (NADP(+)-dependent)-like: MAGGGAAAETVAVENREWYIAGYAPNGLPNSNHLKLRTVNFSLTDNSIPDGNVAIKILYISIDPYLRTQFSGLGDGLSLPQFPINQVIRANAIGKVIRSKNTNFSEGDIVTTYMFPVAEFCVMPINWLQKINPTIGITLPDYLSCLGVPGLTAWVGIEKIGKVKEGSNVYISAAAGGVGIIAGQLAKFKGCRVVGSVGSDEKVKLLKEECGYDDAFNYRVETDYEAALNKYFPDGIDFYFDNVGGKMLEAVLNHVNQGARISLCGMISEYNKVWTERGGVRNLLNVVGKEVTMQGFMVGSYVNYFEDFRKEMEVYLKEGKVKSKHKINDGIESFLESLTSLFSSSNVGKVIIQVTP, from the exons ATGGCAGGCGGCGGTGCGGCAGCGGAGACGGTGGCGGTGGAGAACAGAGAGTGGTACATTGCTGGTTATGCACCAAATGGGCTTCCGAATTCTAATCATCTTAAGCTACGCACTGTAAATTTTTCTCTAACAGATAACTCAATCCCAGATGGAAATGTTGCAATCAAAATTCTCTATATTTCGATTGATCCGTATTTACGCACTCAATTTAGTGGCCTTGGTGATGGGctctctcttcctcaatttccaaTTAATCAG GTGATAAGAGCAAACGCAATAGGGAAGGTGATTcgttccaaaaataccaatttttcaGAGGGAGATATAGTAACTACTTATATGTTTCCTGTCGCTGAATTTTGTGTTATGCCAATTAATTGGCTTCAGAAAATTAATCCAACCATTGGAATTACGTTGCCGGATTATCTTAGTTGCTTGG GAGTGCCTGGTTTAACTGCATGGGTTGGCATCGAAAAGATAGGCAAAGTTAAAGAAGGATCAAATGTGTACATATCGGCTGCAGCTGGGGGAGTTGGAATTATTGCCGGTCAACTTGCCAAATTTAAAGGTTGCCGAGTTGTTGGAAGTGTAGGTTCAGACGAAAAG GTGAAGCTGCTTAAAGAAGAATGTGGGTATGATGATGCATTTAATTACCGTGTAGAGACAGATTATGAAGCTGCATTAAATaa GTATTTTCCAGATGGGATTGATTTCTATTTCGACAACGTTGGTGGTAAAATGCTTGAGGCTGTTCTTAATCATGTTAACCAAGGAGCTCGTATTTCACTTTGTGGGATGATATCCGAGTACAACAAG GTTTGGACAGAGAGAGGAGGAGTTCGGAACCTATTGAATGTTGTGGGTAAAGAAGTTACAATGCAAGGTTTTATGGTTGGTTCCTACGTTAATTATTTTGAAGATTTCAGAAAGGAGATGGAAGTTTACTTGAAAGAGGGCAAAGTAAAATCCAAGCACAAAATCAACGATGGAATTGAGAGCTTTTTGGAAAGTTTAACATCTCTATTTTCAAGTTCTAATGTTGGGAAAGTAATTATTCAAGTGACTCCATAA